The genomic stretch CCGGCCGCGTCTGCCAGGGACCTGACACATGTCGCAGAACGATAAAGTTTATGTCATCGATGACGATCCGGCGATGCGCGACTCGCTGGATTTCTTGCTGGGTGCCGCGGGCTTCAAGGTGCGGCTTTTCGATTCGGCACAAGTCTTTCTGAACGAGCTCCCTCACGTAGAAGTTGGGTGCGTGGTCACGGACATCCGCATGCCGGGGATCGATGGCATCGAGCTGCTGCGTCACTTGAACTCGAACTCGGCCGTTCGCAAGCTCCCGGTCATTATCATGACGGGGCATGGCGACGTTCCCCTCGCCGTCGAAGCCATGAAGCTGGGAGCGCTCGACTTCCTGGAGAAGCCATTCGAGGACGAGCGGCTCGTCAGCATGATCCAAACCGCCCTTTCGCAGAATGACGTTGGCTCGAAGAGCGAGGCAATCACGGATGAAATGACCGCGCGGGTGGCTTCCCTCACCCCGCGGGAACGCCAGGTGATGCAGGGCCTGGTGACTGGTCAGTCGAACAAAGTAATCGCGAGGGAATACGAAATCAGCCCGCGCACCGTCGAGGTCTATCGCGCCAACGTCATGACCAAAATGCAGGCGGGCAGTCTCTCTGAACTCGTGAGGTTTGCGATCCGGGCCGGTATCCTAAAGGATTGAGCCAAATCAAGTCGAGCCGAGGGAGACGCGTTATTCTGCTCCGATGATAGATGCCCGACACATTCCATCTGGTCGTGCGGAAATCGGCCCTCCGCCCAGGAAATCGATGATTTACGTCATTGATGACGATTTCGACGTGCTCAAATCGTTGCGATTTCTGTTGGAAACCGAGGGGTTCGATGTACGGACATACCGCAGCGCAACGGCTTTGCTCGGCTCTCGGGTCCGGCATGAGGCCGATTGTCTGATTGTCGACTACAAGATGGCGGGAATCGACGGCCTGGAATTGGCGCAGAGGTTGCGCGATCTCGATATCACGACGCCGATCGTTTTGATCACCGGCTATGCCGACGAGAGCCTTCCCGCGAAAGCCAGCTCCGCGGGAGTGCGTCAGGTGCTAAGAAAGCCCGATCTCGGGGACAGCCTGCTGGCGTCCGTCCGCAACGTCATGGATCCCAGCTCGCCCGCCGGCTAGGCCTGCAAAACCGCCTCCGTAAAACCCCGTAGGGAAACCTCCCTAGGATATCGACCGAAATATTCAGGAGCGAATATCCTCAGTAAACCAAGCCATCACCGCATCGAGGAGATGGCGAAATGCTCACCCAGACGATCAGCGCCCCGGCAGCCACGGTTCTCAACGGCCGCCTCCCGCAAATTCCTCCGTCAACCGACCAGTTCGGTGTCATCGCCAGCTGTTCGGGCGTGATTGCGACCGAGTTCACTTACCGGAAGGAAGAGGAAATCTATGGAGAGGGTGAGCCTTGCGAATACGTTTACCAGGTGATCCGCGGCGCCGTCCGCACCTACAAGCTGTTGAGCGACGGACGAC from Bradyrhizobium sp. Ash2021 encodes the following:
- the fixJ gene encoding response regulator FixJ, encoding MSQNDKVYVIDDDPAMRDSLDFLLGAAGFKVRLFDSAQVFLNELPHVEVGCVVTDIRMPGIDGIELLRHLNSNSAVRKLPVIIMTGHGDVPLAVEAMKLGALDFLEKPFEDERLVSMIQTALSQNDVGSKSEAITDEMTARVASLTPRERQVMQGLVTGQSNKVIAREYEISPRTVEVYRANVMTKMQAGSLSELVRFAIRAGILKD
- a CDS encoding response regulator; this encodes MIYVIDDDFDVLKSLRFLLETEGFDVRTYRSATALLGSRVRHEADCLIVDYKMAGIDGLELAQRLRDLDITTPIVLITGYADESLPAKASSAGVRQVLRKPDLGDSLLASVRNVMDPSSPAG